A genome region from Panicum virgatum strain AP13 chromosome 4K, P.virgatum_v5, whole genome shotgun sequence includes the following:
- the LOC120704224 gene encoding uncharacterized protein LOC120704224 → MDESWRCTMDSVLPRQRSSDQQHAAAGGHQSLAPDDFRDVYGGPPRTVLLRSFGGEAADYHSPAGHQYMNYGGGAEAFCRRPYADGRAAAAVPTEQGFFDDIFGARRHARSRSRSKSKSSSAVSSDELPSGFCRPVATGSRADATLSSFTSRLRPVTIPSRRYDSSPPSSTSTIGKYQSSFTCSTAAYPAARYYYGGDAKAAGRSNHSRTAAGGSAAAQRRRHQRGSSNFCCFTSNPETSSNAPSFRQTGGSRSPAAETTITDYSGADYGYYYSPPSATSSSLFTNPLARTPRRLEEVVREVRERAPLLMDDGDDIDSVGAAAVDEAIAWAKERFWSQAR, encoded by the exons ATGGACGAGTCGTGGAGGTGCACGATGGACTCGGTGCTGCCGCGGCAGCGGTCGTCGGACCagcagcacgccgccgccggcggccaccagAGCCTGGCGCCGGACGACTTCCGGGACGTGTATGGCGGGCCGCCGCGCACCGTGCTCCTCCGCAGcttcggcggcgaggcggctgaCTACCACTCCCCGGCGGGCCACCAGTACATGaactacggcggcggcgccgaggccttCTGCCGCCGGCCGTACGCCGACggacgcgccgcggcggccgtgccCACGGAGCAGGGCTTCTTTGACGACATCTTCGGCGCCCGTCGTCACGCGAGGTCGAGGTCCAGGTCCAAGTCCAAGTCGTCGTCGGCGGTCAGCTCCGACGAGCTGCCCTCCGGCTTCTGCCGGCCGGTGGCCACCGGCAGCCGCGCCGACGCCACGCTCTCCTCATTCACTTCGAGGCTCAG GCCGGTGACGATCCCTTCGCGGCGGTACGACTCATCGCCGCCGTCATCGACGTCGACGATCGGGAAGTACCAGAGCAGCTTCACGTGCTCGACGGCCGCGTACCCGGCGGCTCGCTACTACTACGGCGGCGACGCCAAGGCCGCCGGCAGATCGAACCACAGCAGaaccgccgccggcggctcggcggccgcgCAGCGCCGACGGCACCAGCGCGGGAGCAGCAACTTCTGCTGCTTCACGTCGAACCCGGAGACCAGCAGCAACGCGCCCAGCTTCCGGCAGACGGGCGGCTCGCGGTCACCGGCGGCCGAGACCACCATCACCGACTACTCCGGCGCCGACTACGGGTACTACTactcgccgccgtcggccacGTCGTCGTCGCTTTTCACCAACCCGCTGGcgaggacgccgcggcggctggAGGAGGTGGTGAGGGAGGTGAGGGAACGGGCGCCGCTGCTGatggacgacggcgacgacatcgacagcgtcggcgccgccgcggtggacGAGGCGATCGCTTGGGCCAAAGAGAGGTTCTGGAGCCAAGCCAGGTAA
- the LOC120704223 gene encoding solanesyl-diphosphate synthase 1, mitochondrial isoform X1, translated as MSWRWALARRVAALAAGSGAGGAAQAQRLLTTSSGAGAALLGRQHLPLASQIRSKVVGCRGAAFVSSRWLHDAQYQVRPDGDSRSQEHRDPFELVADDLSLVADRLRSMVAAEVPKLASAAEYFFKVGAEGKKFRPTVLLLMASALKFPLSESTEGGVLSILADKLRAPHLNIAEITEMIHVASLLHDDVLDDADTRRGVSSLNLVMGNKLSVLAGDFLLSRACVALAALGNTEVVSLMATAVEHLVTGETMQISTSREQRRSMEHYLQKTYYKTASLISNSCKAVAILAGHTAEVSMLAYEYGRNLGLAFQLIDDVLDFTGTSASLGKGSLSDIRHGIITAPILYAMEEFPQLHEVVDSGFDNPANVELALDYLQKSRGIERTKELAREHANRAIKAIEALPDSDDEDVLTSRRALIDITERVITRTK; from the exons ATGTCCTGGCGGTGGGCTCTCGCGCGCCGCGTcgccgcgctggccgccggGAGCGGGGCAGGCGGCGCGGCCCAGGCGCAGAGGCTCCTGACGACCTCGtccggcgcgggcgccgcccTACTGGGGCGGCAGCACCTGCCCCTGGCCTCCCAGATTCGGAGCAAG GTGGTGGGTTGCAGAGGAGCTGCTTTCGTGAGCTCCAGATGGCTACATGATGCGCAATACCAGGTTCGCCCTGATGGGGATTCAAGGTCTCAG GAACACAGAGATCCATTTGAATTAGTTGCCGATGATCTATCACTCGTTGCAGATAGATTACGATCCATGGTGGCTGCTGAG GTCCCCAAACTGGCATCAGCAGCTGAGTACTTTTTCAAAGTGGGAGCTGAGGGGAAAAAATTCCGACCTACG GTTTTGTTACTGATGGCTTCAGCTCTCAAATTCCCCCTGTCAGAATCAACAGAAGGCGGAGTTCTCAGTATCTTAGCGGATAAACTCCGCGCACCCCATCTGAACATTGCAGAGATAACGGAGATGATTCAT GTCGCAAGCCTTCTGCATGATGATGTTCTAGATGATGCTGATACTAGGCGTGGTGTCAGTTCGTTGAATCTTGTTATGGGGAACAAG CTCTCTGTATTGGCAGGTGACTTCCTCCTGTCTAGAGCATGTGTGGCACTTGCAGCACTTGGGAACACAGAG GTGGTATCCCTAATGGCAACTGCTGTAGAACATCTAGTTACTGGTGAAACTATGCAGATCTCAACAAGCAGAGAGCAACGACGAAG CATGGAACACTACCTGCAGAAGACATACTACAAAACAGCATCACTGATATCAAATAGTTGCAAGGCTGTTGCTATTCTTGCAGGGCACACTGCTGAGGTCTCAATGCTTGCGTACGAATATGGTCGAAACTTG GGTTTGGCGTTCCAGTTGATTGACGATGTTCTAGATTTCACGGGCACATCCGCATCCCTTGGGAAGGGTTCATTATCTGATATTCGCCAT GGAATCATTACTGCCCCAATTCTATATGCAATGGAGGAATTCCCGCAACTACATGAAGTTGTTGACAGCGGTTTCGACAATCCTGCAAATGTTGAACTT GCCCTTGACTATCTCCAGAAGAGCCGTGGAATTGAAAGGACGAAAGAGCTTGCACGGGAACATGCTAACCGTGCAATCAAAGCTATAGAAGCCCTCCCGGATAGCGACGACGAGGATGTTCTGACTTCGAGACGCGCTCTTATTGACATAACAGAGAGAGTCATCACAAGGACAAAGTAG
- the LOC120704223 gene encoding solanesyl-diphosphate synthase 1, mitochondrial isoform X2 codes for MVAAEVPKLASAAEYFFKVGAEGKKFRPTVLLLMASALKFPLSESTEGGVLSILADKLRAPHLNIAEITEMIHVASLLHDDVLDDADTRRGVSSLNLVMGNKLSVLAGDFLLSRACVALAALGNTEVVSLMATAVEHLVTGETMQISTSREQRRSMEHYLQKTYYKTASLISNSCKAVAILAGHTAEVSMLAYEYGRNLGLAFQLIDDVLDFTGTSASLGKGSLSDIRHGIITAPILYAMEEFPQLHEVVDSGFDNPANVELALDYLQKSRGIERTKELAREHANRAIKAIEALPDSDDEDVLTSRRALIDITERVITRTK; via the exons ATGGTGGCTGCTGAG GTCCCCAAACTGGCATCAGCAGCTGAGTACTTTTTCAAAGTGGGAGCTGAGGGGAAAAAATTCCGACCTACG GTTTTGTTACTGATGGCTTCAGCTCTCAAATTCCCCCTGTCAGAATCAACAGAAGGCGGAGTTCTCAGTATCTTAGCGGATAAACTCCGCGCACCCCATCTGAACATTGCAGAGATAACGGAGATGATTCAT GTCGCAAGCCTTCTGCATGATGATGTTCTAGATGATGCTGATACTAGGCGTGGTGTCAGTTCGTTGAATCTTGTTATGGGGAACAAG CTCTCTGTATTGGCAGGTGACTTCCTCCTGTCTAGAGCATGTGTGGCACTTGCAGCACTTGGGAACACAGAG GTGGTATCCCTAATGGCAACTGCTGTAGAACATCTAGTTACTGGTGAAACTATGCAGATCTCAACAAGCAGAGAGCAACGACGAAG CATGGAACACTACCTGCAGAAGACATACTACAAAACAGCATCACTGATATCAAATAGTTGCAAGGCTGTTGCTATTCTTGCAGGGCACACTGCTGAGGTCTCAATGCTTGCGTACGAATATGGTCGAAACTTG GGTTTGGCGTTCCAGTTGATTGACGATGTTCTAGATTTCACGGGCACATCCGCATCCCTTGGGAAGGGTTCATTATCTGATATTCGCCAT GGAATCATTACTGCCCCAATTCTATATGCAATGGAGGAATTCCCGCAACTACATGAAGTTGTTGACAGCGGTTTCGACAATCCTGCAAATGTTGAACTT GCCCTTGACTATCTCCAGAAGAGCCGTGGAATTGAAAGGACGAAAGAGCTTGCACGGGAACATGCTAACCGTGCAATCAAAGCTATAGAAGCCCTCCCGGATAGCGACGACGAGGATGTTCTGACTTCGAGACGCGCTCTTATTGACATAACAGAGAGAGTCATCACAAGGACAAAGTAG